A segment of the Vespula pensylvanica isolate Volc-1 chromosome 9, ASM1446617v1, whole genome shotgun sequence genome:
ttctaaaggaATTAAACTTAATGTActggaataaaaaattacataatttaaaaatacacttgtttttttataataaggATAATTACTACGATGTCATTATGTACTAGTAAATACTTGGTAATTGATCATCTTAagcttttataatattaccatTTCAATATTGTTTATGCATTTTGAATGGACAATATGTGAAATTATAACAAAGATAATAGTGTATTGTAAACCAATCGCTGGCAGTTACATTTGCAATATCATAAGTGTAATACTAATAAAACttgaaagtattaaaatttaaaaagtatctatataattaggaagaaaaaaatcatatctCGAATGTATTATGGTTTTTAAAGGCTAATAAGAGTGTTTGATGGTATAACAGAATTTactgtaatattttctttaaaaaaagaagtatcgaTCAATATATAAACTGGTAATATGTTCGTACAAATAAAATTGCAGTCCTTAATCCTATTTTTTACTGTACACTATGCAATCGATGCACACATATGATCActcaaaattaaaacaaagtttatttttaaaaaaaaaaaaagcagaatcttcagtttctcctttttttttcttttttgttcttttttatttcccttaaatatatctaattctATAAGAAGAGAGCTATCTTTGAACTTCTATTAGTAACAATGATTTGCCCTTTTCTAAACTTGATTAAACAATAGTATCGTATCTTGTACTATAAAATcaagttttaattattattagatatatctttttgtagAATAACTTTTGAaagtttataattacaatagtCGGCCTTAAACGCGAAGTATATATACCgcttcacaaaaaaaaaaaaatttaagataaaTAGTTTTGAATGTAAATATTACCGTATTCTTTAAAActtctatattaaataatcacatttaatatttaattgtcatcagcatcatcatcgtcatcggaaatatatttctttgtaactCTTTTCCTACGACCACCTCTACCTTCGCTTTTTCTACCTTTAAGTTTTATCTTCATTCTCACACTGGAATCAGCATCGGATCCTTCTTCACCGTCTGGAACatcattgtaaaaaataaatatgacgaTAGTAATAACATATAAGaatgacaaataataataccttTGTCATCTAAATCggaaatatttccttcttcctccaaACGTTGTCGAGCATTCGTAAATACAGATTGCAAAACTATAGAATCTTCATGAATAAGAGAAGCTTCTTCATTATAGATCTGTGCATTTTTACATAGTTGCATAAAATCTTTCTCCAATTCATCAAAGTCGGCGTACTAatagataggaaaaaaagaaattggaaatattaatataagatatcTCGTATCgttggtaaaaaagaaaataaaaaatacaaagaaataaaagaaaaagaaaataatatatatatatatatatatatatatatatatatatatatacataaaataataataataaactcaACGAAATACTTACTTTGccttcttcgattttttgcaacaatttatttatagttaatggcttttttatgatttcataATAATCTGGTAACTCTCGTCTGGATGGTAGCTTCATGAATGGTTCACTAAGTAATCTACCATCGGTACTATCGGTATAATTTACAACTACCATAATCAACTTTTTCATCGCACGTTTCATCTTTGGATCAATCGACGATCCAGCacctcttcgtttctttggCATAGGTTCGTCATCTTCTTcgcctttcttctttcgtttccttgtctttttcttctttttatcatcctcttcttcctcgtcatATTCCGCACCATCATCATCGATAGCCTTTAACCATTCTTTCTCAGTGATACTATCCGTATAATCGACCTCTTTACGTTGCCTTGAACCTCTACCAAGatatctttcttcatcttcctcgTAAGTCCATCTTTCTACTTCATCGTCATCCTTAACGAGCCAATCAGGTAATTCAGCTTCCTCCAATAATCGAGACTTTCTATTCGGTCCTAATTtagcttcttctcttcttcgttctaaatccaatttttgaaatatttcaaattcacCTTCGGTTCTAGCGATCATTTGATTCACCGTCTCATCGTCCGGtacttcgttctcttcttcatcctcgGCATCATCCTGATGCAAAATACTCTGCAAGAACTGTTGACGCTCGGAACCTGTAGACTTTTGATCAAACATTCCAGCTTGAATGACTTTCTCGTCcatgtttaatttatatctagCCGCAGCTAATATCCTTTCTTCTACGGAATTTACGGTCATCAATCTAAGCACACGTACTTCGTTTTTTTGACCGATTCTGTGAGCTCGATCTTGTGCTTGTAAATCCTAAAATAATAGGGGATGAAATACTAGCGTTGGTATGCGcgtctatatgtgtgtgtgtgtgtgtgtgtgtgtgtgtgcatcgTATGCACTTTATAGCATCATAGCAAACAATAAATCGTACCTGATGTGGATTCCAATctgaatcaaaaataattacagTATCAGCTGCTTGTAAATTCAAACCGAGACCACCAGCACGAGTGGacagtaagaaaagaaaatattctgaaCCAGGGTCATTGAACTTTCTTAACAAATCCCCTCTGTCTTCAGCCTTCGTTGTACCATCCAATCGCAGATACATAAATCCTCTCCAACTTAAGTAATCCTCCATAATCGTCATCAATTGTGTCATTTGACAGAAAAGCAATACTCTGTGGTTGGTAGCTTTCAATTTTGGAAGAATACGATCCAACAGTTCAAATTTTCCAGATGCCCGATATAAATCAGGTCTgttaattgaaaatgaataaatattttagatgaaatatataaatatataatcatctttataatataattgttagaCACATACCCAGTGATAACTCCGGATCCTTGTGTGCCAACATGTtcgcaatatttttcttcgatagctTGAAACATGAAAGGATGATTACATAATTTTCTCAATTGTACAATAGTGTTCATTAAAGCCTTAGCACCACCCTTGCCCTGTTTGCCTTTCTCCGAACCATCTGTTAGTAGAACGCCTTTACTCTGCATATGCCTAAAATATATTCCTGCGTGagcaaaagtaaaaagaaaatgtaatattattggAATGGAAACCGAATGGATATTTACTTGTAAAGTACTTTTTGAAGTCCAGACATATCacatttaatgatatattcaACTTTGTCAGGTAATTGCGattcaacttcttttttcaaacgtcTCAATAAAAATGGTCGCAAAACTTTGTGCAAACGGCGAATAATCAAAATAGTTTCTTCCTCGTTCAGTTCAACCTGCGGTCGCATAACATAGGTGTCAGAGTTGTTTACAAAagtaaataacaatttatagtAATTCATTTACCTTTTCACCAGTCGTTGCAAATGGTGCATTAAACCATTGTTCAAACGTACTACAAGATTTAAATATCGAAGGCAATAAGAAATTCAATAAAGCCCATAACTCAGGTAATTTATTCTGTAACGGTGTACCAGTTAACAAAAGCCTATGAGGTGCTAAATAATGCGTATTTAACACTTGTGTTAATTTGCAATGATGATTTTTCATTCTGTGACCTTCGTCGATAATCATATACTTCCATTGCAACTTTGCCAATACACCCTTATCCTTGATAACATATTCATATGTTGTTAATAGGACATTAAACTTAGTTGCTCGCATTTGAGATTGAATGGCACGTCTACCAGCTGGTGATCCCTTATAAGATACCACCACGACGCTAGGTGCCCATTTTTCGAACTCAAGAACCCAATTTGAAAGTGTactaaaataagaaatattgcaatattaaataatcgtgaaaaaaatatttaatgataaaatatttatggcaataaaaaattatttttcttacgataatGGAACAATGATTAAAAATGGACCAttgactttcttcttctccattaGATATGTGACCAAAGCTATAGTTTGAATTGTCTTACCAAGACCCATTTCATCCGCCAAAATAccattaagattattattaaacagtGATACCAACCACTCCAAACCCTAAAATAATTCGTGTTCATTATAGAAATTGttagttattaaatattattgatacaatataaaatatagaactCTCTTACTTTAATCTgatattctttcaattttccgTTAACCATAATTGAAGCTTGTTCTGTGACAACTTCGTGAACAGTATGTGCGATGCTATAATATGTTTGTTCTTCTGTTTTATATTCATCATCTTCGACCTTGGCTTTGTGTATcgtctttttcactttttcttcttcggaaTCGCCCAttggtttttctttatctattgatattaataaaatgtttatcgttcgtttataATGAACATTATGAATaagatattatcaaatttattctcACTCTCATCTTCCTCAtcttcatcgtcgtcttcgCTTTCAGAATCGATTGGTTCCCAACCAGGATGAGCTTCTAAAAATGCAGAAAGTTGACTCATCAAAGGTGCTTCATCTCCAGTTAAAGTACGACCAGTTGCTACTTCGATAACGCCAACGCGAGTATCATCACTGGGGCTACCATCTTCATTAATTTCACCATCCtgaagcttcttcttcttctacaaatatattcaaataatgaAGATTTCATAATAGAGTAAAacagagttaaaaaaaatctttccgtACGTTTACTCCTACCTTTTTACGTTTCTGCTCTTCAActtgctttctcttttgttctatCTTATGTTGTTTCACCATTTCTGTAAGATTACTAATATATTCGTCAGTTTGCGATAAAAGGAAAGCTAAACGtttgtctttcttttgatcgatcaattttctaTATCCTTCTTCATCCTCAGCCATAAGACGACGCATACGCTCCTTTTCGATacgttcttgttctttcttttgttcacGTTCAGCATTGGCATGATAGTTGAGTACAGCTTTATTGAGTCTAGCCAATTTGGCCAcattatttctatgaaattctttgaaatctTTACCATGTTGAAGAACTGAGCTAAGAAATTcctgaaagaaacaaaaaatacaatgacgtaaggatttatcgatattactaTTGTAACAGTATcattatcttttctatattaacatttaaaacTTACTTGATGTTTTTGTCTACGTTTACGTTCAGCTTCCAACTTCTGTtgcttttctaatttttcagtGGCTCTTGCTTCTCTTAATCCTTGCTTTTTCGTACGCTTGTAAGCTTTTACATTAACTGCTGTTTCTAGAGTTGTATCCTTTCGAGTACATGCTATTATCTATGTAgaacaacaataaaattagTTGACTCGTTTAACCTataaaataactatatatatatattatgacaGTAATAATTCTACCTCAGATCTAAGTTGTCGTTGAAAATTGAGTACCCTCAGCATCCGTAATTCTATCTGGACTTGAATACGAAGATCTTCGGGCATATTTGTTGGCAAGTTACTAAGTTGTTCCATTCTTAATGCAATACGAGCCGCAACTCTGTTATGTAAAGATCACGAACAACATGTTTAGTAGCCATTACTAACTGTAAGTATATCATTTGTTAGAAACATAATTTCTAACTTTTACCTATTCTCTCGTTCTTGCAAGATTAATAATGGATCCAATCCTACTGGCTTTGGAACACTCGTTACTCTATTAGTTTTAGCACCTTGTTGAGGTGGTTGTTGCTGTTGAGGTGTTTGACAACCCGGTCTTGGAGCACCTGCAGGACCTATTACATTAGGACCTGGAATTTGTGGTCCTGCAGTAGTAGTTGGTCCTTGAGATGGATCCATAGGACGTTGAGCCATACCCGGGGGTGGAGCTCCGCCTATTTGTGTTGAAGCAGAATAAAAGATCGACAGTTAGTAAatagatttcgatatattatgcTTTATACGTTTACCTTGAACAGCAAGTGCTAATTGTTGTGACAAGGGCTGATTCCTTGCTAATATACGATACGCCATAATTTGTACtctgtaaataataatgataaaaatgtttaattgagtatgaaataaaaaaatatactggCACATACAGTTACAAAAACTATACCGTAATTGTTGTAACTGTTGAGCACTAAATGTTTGTTTCTCTCCCATGCTACTTCCTTGGCGAGCTCTTAGCGCTAGTAGTTGCGAATATCGTGGATCTTCCTGAAGACCTTTTTCTTCCATGGAATCTATAGCTTTTTGTAAAGCATTCAAATTTTCTTGACCAGGACCAGGTGGACCTGTAGGACCACTGGGCCCAATATGACCAGGTCCAGTTTGACTCATTTGATTTACCGGTGCACCTGGGCCCATTGGACCTGAACTTCCAGGAACTATTTGTCCTTGATTTGGCGTATTGGGACCTATCTGATTGGACGTCGGTTGTCCACCAAGTCCATTTGGGCCCATTTGACCGCTAGCAACTCCATGACTCATTTGATTGGCTGGTCCTCCTGGACCCATCTGATTACTTGGCCCATTGGGTCCTAGTTGATTTGTTGGCCCACTTTGAGACATCTGACTACTAGCTACCATTTGTCCTCCTGGTCCCAATTGCGGTCCACCAGGACCACCGCCGGGTCCCATTTGACCAGGTCCAGTAGGTCCATTCCCAGGTCCCATTGGACCACCAGGACCACTAGGTCCATTACCTGGACCCATTTGTCCACCAGGGCTACTTCCTGGTCCCATTTGTGTGCCCGGGCCACTTCCTGGTCCTAACTGACCCATCTGATTAGCAGGACCACTTTGACTCATTTGACTGCCAGGTCCCATTTGTCCTCCAGGTCCTATTTGATTACTTGGACTGTTTCCCACCGGTCTTCCACTTTGAGGCCCATTAGGACCTATTTGACCAGGTACCATCGATCCAACCGGTCCCTGTTGAGGATTTGGTCCTTGGCCGACTGGACCAGATCCACCTTGATTCtaaaaatcaaattgatcgtaatcaattattatatttagaatataaatttataaataccaATTCATATTACtcgtatatattcatatatatacacgtatatgatCGTGTACATTTAATATCACATATGTTGTATCGCATGtgacataaaattttttactgaaagataaaaggaaatactTTACTTAAAAACTTATACCTCAACTTAACAATTACCtcatgcaatatatatatttacttcttGGTATCtactttcttatatctttctcgttcttatatctttattgTTAGATCTATATTATTGCAGGTATTATTATATCCATCTGTTatgaattcgtttctttcacgttgtttttctttcttcttcttctttgtgtgtgtgtgtgtgtgtgtgtgttcatcgattagttatattttttattttttcctcaaGATAATGCATCaaggaaaaaacaataaaatattaaatggaCGAGATATTTCCTATAACTTACCTCTTaatcggtaaaaaaaaaaaaagaaaaaaaaaagaaaaaagctaaaCTATGTCATTATaaacaatgaattttatttaacatgtTAAACATGCGAACGAGTACAAATAATTGAAACAGACAAAACTAGTTAGCATACTTTCAACTAATAATTCGTAATATGACGTATACTAACAagattaatcgaaagaaaaaaagataaagggtACAAAAAGATACTAGACTGACGAATTGTCCACGTGAAGGACCAAGTAAACATATTGTAGAGAATATGCATGCGAACAATAAGGCGAACACGCGATTACACGTGCTTGACTTGTGGctaacatacacacacgacattattttattatatattaaacgttttataCGTATAGAAGAACGATAGATCATGGCTTGTTCACGCCCCAAACCGAACGAAATCACGTTCATGGAGCATGCAAGGCATCCGGTGTACATGTACACAAGTGGGACTCAACGACATATCCGAAAGGATTTCACGTAATAAACACTTCTTCATTACGACACGATTAcattaaacataaaaaaatcaattttttcctagatctataaaatcaaaaatttattctaataattgtccgattattatattcgttatgtattgatcaattattaatctcgaaataaaatgaCGCAGGAAATAATTCGTATCGATTAATTGGATGTTATTAATAACTAATTATTGATCTAAGTGTTAAGCTGGAATAACTTTTCGCTGTTTAATCAATGTCCATAGaaactattaaaaatcataCGTTTACAATAGCTTAATTCTAATCCTTTTCTAACGGctaggataaaagaaaaaagaaaataaatatataatgctCTAATCTCCCTAGGCTTTATTCTATCAATATATCGccaagtagaaaaaaattccacTGGCATTTAATATTCCTATTATGTCGACCAGATGCAAGCACataatggtggtggtggtggtggtggtggtggtggtagtaatTTAGTTGGGGGGTGAAGGGGCGCAAGTATACCATAAAACGGAGCTTCCTTCAACGACTCGCTATTAAAACCAAGACGGATCGTCAACCAAGTCAGTCGAAATTTGTTCGAGATAAAAAGTCAAACGTAAAccgtaatttaaattttatcaatttagaTCAGTGACATATACCATGATCGATCAAAAGGAACTCGATCGTATTTACGATTACGTTTTGAAACTTACTATCGAATCAGGAAAGGTaactatagaaatttttatcgtataattcttgacaaaaatatttgtcCTTTAAATGCAGATATTTGTCCTTTaagacaattaattattttataatattattattcgagaCTATGTAGcgattatatacaattatcgATTTCAATGATCACGAATttgtatcatttaaaattaataaaagtatgatGTCAATTGCTGTCTAGTGACCATTATTTATTCAAGGTCAAGCTACATTGATCCAATGAATTAACTACTTTTCAatgaatcttcttcttcttcttcttcaaataaTTCCAtcttgaataatatatatgtgcatgttataatttatcataccTTCTATTCTAACTTCCACATTGATCACAATATGCTTATCACTGTCGCGTTTAttcaatcaaattattatcatatctaTGGCCTTCCAAATCTACGTGTAGAATGAATCACacaataatcaataaaattaaaagactGTATTACGCGCATCGTGTAATGTATAATGTAGTATAACAATCGTATAATGTAGTATAACAACTTTTatgtgatataatttttttgtttcttaggTAATACGAGAGGCCATTGAAAGATctaataaaaagatcgaaacgAAAGCTGGCGATTGGGATTTAGTGACAGAGTACGATAAGAAGGtcgaaaaaattttgatcgataatCTTGCTAAAGAATTCCCAAAACATAAGTTAGTATTTACCTTTTAACTAAACTCgttaaaaatgaattgaatcgattgaaaaaaataatgttcgaATTGACACAATtgtagataaaaatgaattaattttaacaatcaTCTATATAGATCACTAATATGTATTATCATGATTGTAGATTCATCGGTGAGGAAACAGTCTCAACGACGAAATGCCTACCAGAACTGACAGATGCACCCACGTGGATCATCGATCCGATCGATGGAACGACCaatttcgttcattcttttccCTTCACTTGCATATCGATCGCTTTGTCTGTGAACAAAGAACTCCAACTGGGAATCGTATATAATCCCGCTTTGGAACAATTGTTTACTGCTAAGAAAGGTCATGGTGCATTTTTAAATGGCAAACCTATAAAATGTTCGAACATAAAAGGTATgagtcgataaaaaataatccttttttctatctttttttaatcgcaatcctaaagaaagatttatataatggAACgaactctttcgtttctttgattaataaattactaaTAATTGACAGATTTGGAACATTCTTTGCTATGTTTGGAAACTTCCTTTGCAATAATAGAAGATATCAGAGATATCGTCTTGGGTAGACTCGAGGCATTCGTCACGATAGCTCATGGTATAAGAACAATGGGTTCAGCAGCCTTGTCACTTTGTTACGTAGCTATGGGTGCTATAGAAGGTTATCATTCAGACAATCTAATGCCTTGGGATGTAGCAGCAGGTGTGCTAATTATCCAAGAAGCTGGTGGTACAGTCATCGATACAAATGGTATTTGTCAAATAAAAGacaattattctttaatttcaaTCTAACgaagttatataaattactatcTAAttgttttcctctttatttgttttttatcgttacATGCTAGGTGGAGAGTTAAAGATAATAGCTCCAAAGGTAGTGGCAGTTGGTAATGCAAAGTTAGGCAATGATTTAGTCAAACTGATCAAGCATGCGGATTCTAAAACCCATCTAAGAAGATCAATGCTTAAGGCGGCAACGTAATATTTTCGAAGTTGACTGCGAACAAGATAATAGAATTATCACCTTTTCTTaaacaacaataattataaatatgactGCTATCTTGCCAAAGTCTTACTAGTTTCTAAGGGGCAGCGAGACTGTTCTATTCGATTTATGGATAACTATTGTATTTCGTCGCGAAGTATTATcatagtttataaaaaaaagaaagagatacacacatatatatatatacatacatatttagaCGCATACacattgaaaaaattcgatcaaGAAAACAGGTAACAATATAGATAAGTGTTttacttataaaaatgatgtaaaaactcgataaaaataatctgaaggattatattttgtacgaaacaaaagaaaaaatcaatgttacaagaaataaatgaataatatataaacgtttcGAAGGTAGTTTTAGGTTGATCGACTGATGACAATCGATCTATCGACAGtccgaaattatttttaaatcgctGATCGTTTCAAACTTGTACTTCAGGAACGTCGCATCGCGCAATGT
Coding sequences within it:
- the LOC122631766 gene encoding ATP-dependent helicase brm isoform X1 gives rise to the protein MASPSPQSSPMPPPQAPSPMGPPQQAPSPSNPQGSPMGPPQHHPHSPTQGYQGGPPMPPGGPPMSQPPQQPPSQQQNYPPHPQQMPPNMGPQNQGGSGPVGQGPNPQQGPVGSMVPGQIGPNGPQSGRPVGNSPSNQIGPGGQMGPGSQMSQSGPANQMGQLGPGSGPGTQMGPGSSPGGQMGPGNGPSGPGGPMGPGNGPTGPGQMGPGGGPGGPQLGPGGQMVASSQMSQSGPTNQLGPNGPSNQMGPGGPANQMSHGVASGQMGPNGLGGQPTSNQIGPNTPNQGQIVPGSSGPMGPGAPVNQMSQTGPGHIGPSGPTGPPGPGQENLNALQKAIDSMEEKGLQEDPRYSQLLALRARQGSSMGEKQTFSAQQLQQLRVQIMAYRILARNQPLSQQLALAVQGGAPPPGMAQRPMDPSQGPTTTAGPQIPGPNVIGPAGAPRPGCQTPQQQQPPQQGAKTNRVTSVPKPVGLDPLLILQERENRVAARIALRMEQLSNLPTNMPEDLRIQVQIELRMLRVLNFQRQLRSEIIACTRKDTTLETAVNVKAYKRTKKQGLREARATEKLEKQQKLEAERKRRQKHQEFLSSVLQHGKDFKEFHRNNVAKLARLNKAVLNYHANAEREQKKEQERIEKERMRRLMAEDEEGYRKLIDQKKDKRLAFLLSQTDEYISNLTEMVKQHKIEQKRKQVEEQKRKKKKKKLQDGEINEDGSPSDDTRVGVIEVATGRTLTGDEAPLMSQLSAFLEAHPGWEPIDSESEDDDEDEEDENKEKPMGDSEEEKVKKTIHKAKVEDDEYKTEEQTYYSIAHTVHEVVTEQASIMVNGKLKEYQIKGLEWLVSLFNNNLNGILADEMGLGKTIQTIALVTYLMEKKKVNGPFLIIVPLSTLSNWVLEFEKWAPSVVVVSYKGSPAGRRAIQSQMRATKFNVLLTTYEYVIKDKGVLAKLQWKYMIIDEGHRMKNHHCKLTQVLNTHYLAPHRLLLTGTPLQNKLPELWALLNFLLPSIFKSCSTFEQWFNAPFATTGEKVELNEEETILIIRRLHKVLRPFLLRRLKKEVESQLPDKVEYIIKCDMSGLQKVLYKHMQSKGVLLTDGSEKGKQGKGGAKALMNTIVQLRKLCNHPFMFQAIEEKYCEHVGTQGSGVITGPDLYRASGKFELLDRILPKLKATNHRVLLFCQMTQLMTIMEDYLSWRGFMYLRLDGTTKAEDRGDLLRKFNDPGSEYFLFLLSTRAGGLGLNLQAADTVIIFDSDWNPHQDLQAQDRAHRIGQKNEVRVLRLMTVNSVEERILAAARYKLNMDEKVIQAGMFDQKSTGSERQQFLQSILHQDDAEDEEENEVPDDETVNQMIARTEGEFEIFQKLDLERRREEAKLGPNRKSRLLEEAELPDWLVKDDDEVERWTYEEDEERYLGRGSRQRKEVDYTDSITEKEWLKAIDDDGAEYDEEEEDDKKKKKTRKRKKKGEEDDEPMPKKRRGAGSSIDPKMKRAMKKLIMVVVNYTDSTDGRLLSEPFMKLPSRRELPDYYEIIKKPLTINKLLQKIEEGKYADFDELEKDFMQLCKNAQIYNEEASLIHEDSIVLQSVFTNARQRLEEEGNISDLDDKDGEEGSDADSSVRMKIKLKGRKSEGRGGRRKRVTKKYISDDDDDADDN
- the LOC122631766 gene encoding ATP-dependent helicase brm isoform X2; this encodes MLPRYPTWKCQDLRYNNLPLHPRRRNKVLTRPHQENEYLKKINQNIKQGQRCRNDRAFGKGNQGGSGPVGQGPNPQQGPVGSMVPGQIGPNGPQSGRPVGNSPSNQIGPGGQMGPGSQMSQSGPANQMGQLGPGSGPGTQMGPGSSPGGQMGPGNGPSGPGGPMGPGNGPTGPGQMGPGGGPGGPQLGPGGQMVASSQMSQSGPTNQLGPNGPSNQMGPGGPANQMSHGVASGQMGPNGLGGQPTSNQIGPNTPNQGQIVPGSSGPMGPGAPVNQMSQTGPGHIGPSGPTGPPGPGQENLNALQKAIDSMEEKGLQEDPRYSQLLALRARQGSSMGEKQTFSAQQLQQLRVQIMAYRILARNQPLSQQLALAVQGGAPPPGMAQRPMDPSQGPTTTAGPQIPGPNVIGPAGAPRPGCQTPQQQQPPQQGAKTNRVTSVPKPVGLDPLLILQERENRVAARIALRMEQLSNLPTNMPEDLRIQVQIELRMLRVLNFQRQLRSEIIACTRKDTTLETAVNVKAYKRTKKQGLREARATEKLEKQQKLEAERKRRQKHQEFLSSVLQHGKDFKEFHRNNVAKLARLNKAVLNYHANAEREQKKEQERIEKERMRRLMAEDEEGYRKLIDQKKDKRLAFLLSQTDEYISNLTEMVKQHKIEQKRKQVEEQKRKKKKKKLQDGEINEDGSPSDDTRVGVIEVATGRTLTGDEAPLMSQLSAFLEAHPGWEPIDSESEDDDEDEEDENKEKPMGDSEEEKVKKTIHKAKVEDDEYKTEEQTYYSIAHTVHEVVTEQASIMVNGKLKEYQIKGLEWLVSLFNNNLNGILADEMGLGKTIQTIALVTYLMEKKKVNGPFLIIVPLSTLSNWVLEFEKWAPSVVVVSYKGSPAGRRAIQSQMRATKFNVLLTTYEYVIKDKGVLAKLQWKYMIIDEGHRMKNHHCKLTQVLNTHYLAPHRLLLTGTPLQNKLPELWALLNFLLPSIFKSCSTFEQWFNAPFATTGEKVELNEEETILIIRRLHKVLRPFLLRRLKKEVESQLPDKVEYIIKCDMSGLQKVLYKHMQSKGVLLTDGSEKGKQGKGGAKALMNTIVQLRKLCNHPFMFQAIEEKYCEHVGTQGSGVITGPDLYRASGKFELLDRILPKLKATNHRVLLFCQMTQLMTIMEDYLSWRGFMYLRLDGTTKAEDRGDLLRKFNDPGSEYFLFLLSTRAGGLGLNLQAADTVIIFDSDWNPHQDLQAQDRAHRIGQKNEVRVLRLMTVNSVEERILAAARYKLNMDEKVIQAGMFDQKSTGSERQQFLQSILHQDDAEDEEENEVPDDETVNQMIARTEGEFEIFQKLDLERRREEAKLGPNRKSRLLEEAELPDWLVKDDDEVERWTYEEDEERYLGRGSRQRKEVDYTDSITEKEWLKAIDDDGAEYDEEEEDDKKKKKTRKRKKKGEEDDEPMPKKRRGAGSSIDPKMKRAMKKLIMVVVNYTDSTDGRLLSEPFMKLPSRRELPDYYEIIKKPLTINKLLQKIEEGKYADFDELEKDFMQLCKNAQIYNEEASLIHEDSIVLQSVFTNARQRLEEEGNISDLDDKDGEEGSDADSSVRMKIKLKGRKSEGRGGRRKRVTKKYISDDDDDADDN
- the LOC122631777 gene encoding inositol monophosphatase 2-like; amino-acid sequence: MIDQKELDRIYDYVLKLTIESGKVIREAIERSNKKIETKAGDWDLVTEYDKKVEKILIDNLAKEFPKHKFIGEETVSTTKCLPELTDAPTWIIDPIDGTTNFVHSFPFTCISIALSVNKELQLGIVYNPALEQLFTAKKGHGAFLNGKPIKCSNIKDLEHSLLCLETSFAIIEDIRDIVLGRLEAFVTIAHGIRTMGSAALSLCYVAMGAIEGYHSDNLMPWDVAAGVLIIQEAGGTVIDTNGGELKIIAPKVVAVGNAKLGNDLVKLIKHADSKTHLRRSMLKAAT